A genomic region of Mycobacterium senriense contains the following coding sequences:
- a CDS encoding class I adenylate-forming enzyme family protein codes for MSISLLLEMAASGDPDRVAVVDGDIRLTTADLSELADGGAGVIAASGASHVAYVGTGGVLLPLLLFSSARANTAFTPLNYRLSPEGLRELIDRLPSPLVVVDAEYRDIVAGFGQPVMTSDEFIEAARSTEPVSVFADPDDVAVVLFTSGTTSRPKAVELTHNNLTSYVTGTVEFGSADPADAALVCVPPYHIAGVGAALSNLYAGRAIVYLRRFDPHEWVRLVRDERVTTATVVPTMLSRIVAVLEEQSAELPTLRNFAYGGSKVARPLVRRALDLLPQVGFVNAYGLTETSSTIAVLTPDDHRLAHEARDDAVARRLTSVGRPVPGIEVQIRAEDGTVLGPGETGELFVRGPQVSGRYTEIGSVLDDHGWFATRDVAMLDEDGYLFIGGRSDDTIIRGGENIAPSEVEDVLIEHPDVREVVVVGLDDAEWGQAIVAVIVPESGTARTPERLREFARSKLRGSRTPDRIVFRDELPTTPTGKVLRREILEDLKPAAAEH; via the coding sequence TTGAGTATTTCGTTGCTGCTGGAGATGGCGGCGTCGGGTGATCCCGACCGGGTTGCCGTGGTGGACGGCGACATTCGATTGACCACTGCCGACCTCAGCGAGCTCGCCGACGGCGGTGCAGGCGTTATCGCCGCATCCGGGGCATCCCATGTCGCTTACGTCGGCACCGGCGGAGTACTACTCCCGCTGCTGCTGTTCTCTTCGGCGCGCGCGAACACGGCGTTCACGCCACTGAATTATCGGCTGAGTCCAGAGGGGCTGCGCGAACTCATCGATCGGCTGCCCTCGCCGTTGGTCGTGGTCGACGCCGAGTACCGCGACATCGTGGCCGGTTTCGGCCAGCCGGTGATGACGTCCGACGAGTTCATCGAGGCCGCGCGATCCACCGAGCCCGTCTCGGTCTTCGCCGACCCCGACGACGTGGCGGTCGTGTTGTTCACCTCGGGTACCACGTCGCGGCCCAAAGCCGTTGAGCTGACTCACAACAACCTGACCAGTTATGTCACGGGCACTGTCGAATTTGGTTCCGCCGATCCCGCCGATGCGGCGCTGGTGTGCGTCCCGCCATATCACATCGCGGGGGTCGGGGCCGCATTGTCAAACCTGTATGCCGGACGGGCGATCGTGTACCTGCGCCGGTTCGATCCGCACGAATGGGTTCGACTGGTCCGCGACGAGCGGGTCACCACCGCAACGGTGGTGCCGACCATGCTGTCCCGCATCGTGGCGGTCCTCGAGGAGCAGTCTGCCGAGCTTCCGACGCTGCGCAACTTCGCATACGGCGGATCGAAGGTGGCGCGACCCCTGGTCCGAAGGGCGCTCGACCTGCTACCGCAGGTCGGCTTCGTCAACGCCTACGGGCTGACCGAGACCAGTTCGACCATTGCGGTGCTCACACCCGACGACCATCGCCTGGCCCACGAGGCGCGAGACGACGCCGTCGCCCGTCGACTGACTTCGGTCGGTCGACCGGTCCCCGGCATCGAGGTGCAGATTCGCGCGGAGGACGGCACCGTACTAGGGCCGGGCGAGACGGGTGAGCTGTTCGTTCGCGGCCCTCAGGTCTCGGGCCGTTACACCGAGATCGGTTCGGTGCTCGATGACCACGGCTGGTTCGCGACCAGGGACGTCGCGATGCTGGATGAGGATGGCTACCTGTTCATCGGAGGGCGGTCCGACGACACCATCATCCGCGGCGGCGAAAATATCGCCCCGTCGGAGGTCGAGGACGTGCTCATTGAGCACCCCGACGTCCGCGAGGTTGTCGTCGTCGGCCTGGATGACGCCGAGTGGGGGCAGGCCATCGTAGCGGTGATCGTGCCCGAGTCAGGCACCGCGCGGACACCCGAGCGGCTGCGCGAGTTCGCCCGCAGCAAGCTGCGCGGGTCCCGCACGCCGGACCGCATCGTGTTCCGGGATGAGCTGCCGACCACGCCGACCGGCAAGGTGCTGCGCCGGGAGATCCTCGAAGACCTCAAGCCGGCGGCAGCCGAGCACTGA
- a CDS encoding class I SAM-dependent methyltransferase produces MARTDNDTSDINESVGATALGVAGGRAAETNSADPLISDPYAKLFLEAAGDGIWRVYLDDELPAELVGADPQFEDRMQAMLGYTACRTKFFDDYFLAAAGEGIRQIVILAAGLDSRAWRLAWPAGCVVYEIDQPKVLEFKTGTLKSHAVDSIASHVSVGIDLRLDWPKALAQAGFDASAPTAWSAEGLLPYLTADAQDLLFDRIQSLSAPGSRVAVEAFTNEFFSPESFARREEQTERYRQAAIKLGGKDITESGNLLYEEERTEVVDWLQAHGWTVTAATSAEDLMAASNRAVPVGLDAAVPESVFVEGRLR; encoded by the coding sequence ATGGCCAGAACCGACAATGACACGTCGGACATCAATGAGAGCGTCGGCGCTACCGCGTTAGGGGTTGCCGGCGGGCGGGCCGCGGAGACCAACAGCGCCGATCCGCTGATCAGCGATCCCTACGCAAAACTGTTCCTCGAAGCGGCCGGCGACGGCATCTGGCGGGTTTATCTGGACGATGAGTTACCGGCCGAATTGGTCGGTGCCGATCCACAATTCGAGGACCGGATGCAGGCGATGCTGGGCTATACGGCGTGCCGGACGAAGTTCTTCGACGACTACTTTCTGGCGGCGGCCGGCGAAGGCATCCGGCAGATCGTGATCCTGGCGGCCGGTCTGGACTCACGCGCCTGGCGACTCGCCTGGCCGGCAGGGTGCGTGGTCTACGAGATCGATCAGCCGAAGGTGCTGGAATTCAAGACCGGCACCTTGAAATCGCATGCGGTCGACTCGATCGCTTCTCATGTCAGCGTCGGCATCGACCTCCGTCTGGATTGGCCGAAGGCACTGGCGCAGGCCGGGTTTGACGCGTCGGCCCCGACGGCGTGGTCGGCGGAAGGGCTGTTGCCCTATCTAACAGCCGATGCCCAGGACCTGTTGTTCGATCGAATCCAGTCGCTCAGCGCTCCCGGGAGCCGTGTCGCGGTCGAAGCGTTCACCAACGAGTTCTTCAGCCCAGAGAGTTTCGCGCGCCGCGAGGAGCAGACGGAACGCTACCGACAGGCCGCAATCAAGCTGGGCGGCAAAGACATCACCGAGTCTGGCAACCTGCTCTATGAAGAAGAGCGAACCGAGGTCGTCGACTGGCTGCAAGCGCATGGCTGGACTGTCACCGCTGCAACGAGCGCCGAGGATCTGATGGCCGCAAGCAACCGAGCCGTCCCGGTGGGCCTCGATGCCGCCGTCCCGGAAAGCGTGTTCGTCGAAGGCCGGCTGCGCTGA
- a CDS encoding amidohydrolase family protein, which translates to MTQFTDAPIFDADQHMYETPDALTKYLPKEFQSKVQFIQIGRHTRIAILNKITDYMPNPTFERVAAPGAHEKFYSGQNPEGLSMREMSGRGIDTPPGARNPEDRIAELDRQGVDACLNYPTLANLVEHSAAEDPDLTVAIIHALNQWMLEHWGFSHANRVYSTPVLTLGLVDEARRELEYILDNGAKVALIKPAPVNGYKGWRSPALPEFDPFWRDVEDAGLPIVLHASQPPLQEYIDRWEPPSTSSAFEMSAFKWTALGHREIADMLTSLICHGTLTRFPKLRIASVENGSAWIKPLFDDLQSTYGKMPQNFPEHPHDVFRRNIWVSPFWEGSVADVVQTVGWDKVMFGSDWPHPEGLAEPKRYWQYAEGMDERRTYDFMGDNARRFMGLPIANPDPEAVKPPQLANA; encoded by the coding sequence ATGACGCAGTTCACCGACGCACCGATCTTCGATGCCGATCAGCACATGTATGAGACACCCGACGCGCTGACGAAATATCTGCCGAAGGAGTTCCAGTCCAAGGTGCAGTTCATCCAGATCGGCAGGCACACCCGCATCGCGATCCTGAACAAGATCACCGACTACATGCCGAACCCGACGTTCGAACGGGTCGCGGCCCCCGGCGCGCACGAGAAGTTCTACTCGGGCCAAAACCCCGAGGGTCTGTCGATGCGAGAGATGTCCGGCCGCGGCATCGACACCCCCCCGGGAGCACGCAACCCCGAAGACCGAATTGCCGAACTCGACCGCCAGGGCGTCGACGCATGCCTGAACTACCCCACGCTGGCCAATCTGGTCGAGCATTCGGCCGCCGAGGATCCTGACCTGACGGTGGCGATCATCCATGCGCTGAACCAATGGATGCTGGAGCACTGGGGGTTCAGCCATGCCAACCGCGTCTACTCGACACCGGTACTCACCCTGGGACTCGTCGACGAGGCCCGGCGCGAGCTCGAGTACATCCTCGACAACGGGGCCAAGGTCGCGCTGATCAAGCCGGCGCCGGTGAATGGCTACAAGGGGTGGCGCTCCCCCGCGCTTCCCGAATTCGACCCGTTCTGGCGCGACGTCGAGGACGCAGGCCTGCCAATCGTGTTGCACGCCAGCCAACCTCCGCTGCAGGAGTACATCGACAGGTGGGAGCCGCCGTCGACCAGTAGCGCGTTCGAGATGTCGGCGTTCAAGTGGACCGCGCTGGGCCACCGAGAGATCGCCGACATGTTGACCAGCCTGATCTGCCACGGCACGTTGACCCGATTCCCGAAGCTGCGGATCGCCAGCGTCGAGAACGGCAGCGCATGGATCAAGCCGCTGTTCGACGACCTGCAGTCGACATACGGCAAGATGCCGCAGAATTTTCCCGAGCATCCGCACGACGTGTTCCGACGCAACATCTGGGTCAGCCCGTTCTGGGAGGGTTCCGTGGCCGACGTCGTGCAGACCGTCGGATGGGACAAGGTGATGTTCGGCTCGGATTGGCCGCACCCCGAAGGCTTGGCGGAGCCAAAGCGCTATTGGCAGTATGCCGAGGGTATGGACGAGCGTCGCACCTATGACTTCATGGGTGACAACGCCCGTCGCTTCATGGGGCTGCCGATCGCCAACCCTGACCCGGAGGCCGTCAAGCCCCCGCAATTGGCGAACGCCTGA
- a CDS encoding TetR/AcrR family transcriptional regulator, producing MTVTSASATERESDPTRGERTRAAILNASRRLFLERGYAGTPINAITEACGISRAGFYTYFKDKREIFNVLGKNAYREALAVIGEWAEADAAFGPADIRAWVGHYFDYMDHHGAFVLASAQSAPDDDDFRNSRNRMVTRASWKLGQAIAGNGTHSPDVIGVAVMGLLDRAWHTVHRQTVAVDRDEMIAVVAEMIVAMATPLES from the coding sequence ATGACGGTGACCTCGGCTTCGGCCACCGAACGGGAATCGGATCCCACCCGCGGTGAGCGCACCCGCGCGGCGATCCTGAACGCCAGTCGCCGTCTGTTTCTGGAACGCGGCTACGCGGGCACGCCGATCAATGCGATCACTGAGGCGTGTGGCATCTCTCGGGCCGGCTTCTACACCTACTTCAAAGACAAGCGCGAGATCTTCAACGTCCTCGGCAAGAACGCCTACCGCGAAGCCCTAGCCGTCATCGGGGAATGGGCCGAGGCCGACGCAGCGTTCGGCCCAGCCGATATCCGGGCCTGGGTCGGTCATTACTTCGACTACATGGATCACCACGGTGCGTTCGTACTCGCTTCGGCGCAGTCGGCGCCCGACGACGACGATTTCCGGAACTCCCGCAACCGCATGGTGACTCGGGCGTCGTGGAAGCTTGGCCAGGCGATTGCCGGAAACGGCACGCACTCGCCAGACGTCATCGGCGTCGCGGTGATGGGGCTGCTGGACCGCGCCTGGCACACGGTGCACCGGCAGACCGTGGCCGTCGACCGCGACGAGATGATCGCGGTGGTCGCGGAGATGATCGTCGCGATGGCAACGCCTCTCGAGTCGTGA
- a CDS encoding pyridoxamine 5'-phosphate oxidase family protein, which yields MTPLSLDAPDVIELLHAHHRVFLFCRDGAGRPIGYAMRSVAYRSATRCLYFATYAKSAKVRHLRSAPEVACLVGDHEGWVSVCGHASVYQPSAAEVDELIGESSPDQRVPEAVVTNVRDRLLSGKRCFIGLTLNQIRAADLPNRRA from the coding sequence GTGACCCCGCTGTCGCTCGACGCGCCGGACGTCATCGAGCTCCTCCATGCCCACCACCGCGTGTTTCTCTTCTGCCGCGATGGCGCCGGACGTCCGATCGGCTACGCCATGCGTTCGGTCGCCTATCGTTCCGCCACCCGCTGCCTCTACTTCGCCACCTACGCCAAGAGCGCCAAGGTCCGGCACCTGCGCTCCGCTCCCGAGGTCGCCTGCTTGGTCGGCGACCACGAGGGTTGGGTCTCTGTTTGTGGTCATGCGTCCGTCTACCAACCGTCCGCAGCCGAGGTCGACGAACTCATCGGCGAAAGCTCACCGGATCAACGCGTGCCGGAGGCGGTCGTGACGAACGTCCGCGACCGCCTCCTCAGCGGCAAGCGGTGCTTCATCGGCCTGACGCTCAACCAGATCCGCGCCGCCGATCTCCCCAATCGACGTGCCTAA
- a CDS encoding DUF2889 domain-containing protein, producing MTDLGSPQFGLHPLHGVHEPTTGNPPRRPRSARRTTSIDMTRDEGSLDPVYLSGRARDLWTAGDETATELGSATLSATIELVARVVRHVEVTPAVVAMSRLAGAPAMSGFRAAADEVAPELRHARDLRYTLLDDVPVATLISGHALSASNLLGDVAKSGYYLPVADQCAGFATGGLLMTSFEAGDPVIVTGPAAPDLDHGQDPGDPWAWHEVAALPRHAMRRRRRVDVYEESARRVGIDAMFRDTYVRGDGVETIIHEYTLDAVVDTETGVIAESRATPRVLPWQECPGAVASAARINGMTLQELHFRVRRELSGTSTCTHLNDLLRSVADAEALIHLVKAA from the coding sequence GTGACGGACCTGGGCTCTCCGCAATTCGGGCTTCATCCCCTGCACGGCGTGCACGAACCCACGACCGGCAATCCGCCGCGCCGGCCGCGATCTGCGCGCCGGACCACGTCGATCGACATGACCCGCGACGAGGGCTCGCTGGACCCGGTGTATCTGAGTGGGCGGGCGCGCGATCTGTGGACAGCCGGCGACGAAACGGCGACCGAACTCGGCTCCGCGACACTGTCGGCCACCATCGAGCTGGTCGCCCGCGTCGTCCGTCACGTCGAGGTGACGCCAGCCGTCGTCGCGATGTCTCGACTGGCTGGCGCACCCGCGATGAGCGGGTTCCGCGCCGCGGCCGACGAGGTGGCTCCCGAGCTGCGGCACGCCCGCGACCTGCGCTACACCTTGCTCGATGACGTTCCCGTCGCCACGCTGATCTCCGGCCATGCGCTGTCGGCGTCCAATTTGCTCGGCGATGTCGCGAAGTCCGGGTACTACCTGCCGGTCGCGGACCAGTGTGCCGGCTTCGCGACCGGGGGTCTGCTAATGACTTCGTTCGAGGCGGGCGATCCGGTGATCGTCACCGGCCCAGCCGCTCCCGACCTCGACCACGGCCAAGATCCTGGGGACCCCTGGGCCTGGCACGAAGTGGCGGCCTTGCCGCGCCACGCCATGCGCCGTAGACGGCGCGTCGACGTCTATGAAGAGAGCGCTCGGCGGGTCGGCATCGATGCGATGTTCCGCGACACCTACGTGCGCGGTGACGGGGTGGAGACGATCATCCACGAGTACACCCTGGACGCCGTCGTCGACACCGAGACCGGCGTGATCGCCGAATCGCGGGCCACACCGCGGGTGCTGCCCTGGCAGGAATGTCCGGGAGCCGTCGCCAGCGCTGCGCGAATCAACGGAATGACGTTGCAGGAACTGCACTTTCGTGTGCGCCGAGAACTATCGGGCACCAGTACGTGCACCCACCTCAACGACCTGCTGCGCAGCGTCGCCGACGCTGAGGCGTTGATACACCTAGTGAAAGCAGCCTGA
- a CDS encoding Zn-ribbon domain-containing OB-fold protein, which translates to MTALITEGLFRVDGGRAVLFASRRRSSGAVKFPAERPELFDGDSDIQQDIEPIELSTAGTLYTYTTQEFPPPLPYKGNRDPKVFQPYVVGFVELAEGVLVETLIVDATADELRIGQRLVSTTTTLETADGQSLVTFAFRPAEAS; encoded by the coding sequence ATGACCGCACTGATCACCGAGGGACTGTTCCGGGTCGACGGCGGCCGTGCGGTGCTGTTCGCGTCGCGCAGGCGTTCGTCGGGTGCGGTGAAGTTCCCGGCAGAGCGGCCCGAGCTGTTCGACGGCGACTCCGACATTCAGCAGGACATCGAGCCGATCGAATTGTCCACCGCGGGAACGTTGTACACCTATACGACGCAGGAATTCCCGCCACCGCTGCCCTACAAGGGCAATCGGGATCCAAAGGTGTTCCAGCCGTATGTGGTGGGCTTCGTCGAGCTGGCTGAGGGCGTGCTGGTGGAGACGCTGATCGTCGACGCGACCGCCGACGAACTGCGGATCGGCCAGCGCCTGGTCTCGACCACCACCACCCTGGAGACCGCCGACGGTCAGTCGCTGGTGACGTTCGCATTCCGACCGGCCGAGGCGAGTTAG
- a CDS encoding thiolase family protein, translated as MATTTSRAAIVAAARTPIGTARKGTLANMPAIELAKPVVQAVVERSGLDAADFDDLVLAESMQGGGDSARYIAVALAMLDIPGLAVNRQCASSLSAIAVGAGQIASGMSRAILAGGMESLSTGPIMQKRKLFTTGKSPEDYAQWFPESHPPTAEAPAMDMSITVAHNCNLQYGITREDQDKWALRSHQRAIKAIDTGAFTDEIIPLQVPQADGSVITFAEDEHPRRGSSMESLAGLKVLHPEIEGFTVTAGNSSGINDAAAVVALASPDTQQDVLASVLSWTQVGLDPTRTGSGPIKAIPKALELSGRKLEDVALFEINEAFAAQAVACARELGLDEEIVNVYGSGISLGHPIAATGARMVTSAIYELRRRGGGIGVLSMCAGGGMGAAMVIEVA; from the coding sequence ATGGCCACCACCACGTCCCGCGCAGCGATCGTGGCCGCTGCCCGCACACCGATCGGAACGGCGCGCAAGGGCACGCTGGCCAACATGCCTGCGATCGAGCTCGCCAAACCCGTCGTGCAGGCCGTCGTCGAACGCTCCGGACTGGACGCGGCGGACTTCGACGACCTGGTCTTGGCCGAGAGCATGCAGGGCGGCGGCGACAGTGCCCGCTACATCGCGGTGGCCCTCGCCATGCTCGACATTCCCGGGCTCGCCGTGAACCGCCAGTGCGCATCGAGCCTTTCGGCCATCGCCGTGGGCGCCGGGCAGATCGCGTCCGGGATGAGCCGCGCCATCCTGGCCGGCGGTATGGAGTCGCTGTCGACCGGCCCAATCATGCAGAAGCGCAAGCTCTTCACCACAGGCAAGTCGCCCGAGGATTACGCGCAGTGGTTCCCCGAGTCGCATCCGCCGACTGCGGAAGCGCCCGCCATGGACATGTCCATCACCGTCGCGCACAACTGCAACCTTCAGTACGGGATCACGCGCGAGGACCAGGACAAGTGGGCGCTGCGCAGCCATCAGCGTGCGATCAAGGCCATCGACACCGGAGCGTTCACCGACGAGATCATCCCGCTCCAGGTGCCCCAGGCCGACGGCAGCGTGATTACCTTCGCCGAGGACGAGCATCCACGGCGCGGGAGTTCGATGGAGTCGCTTGCCGGGCTGAAGGTGCTGCATCCTGAGATCGAAGGCTTCACCGTGACGGCAGGAAACTCCTCCGGGATCAACGATGCCGCGGCGGTGGTCGCGCTGGCCAGCCCGGACACCCAGCAGGATGTGCTGGCAAGCGTGCTGTCCTGGACGCAGGTCGGACTGGACCCGACGCGGACCGGCAGCGGGCCGATCAAAGCTATCCCGAAGGCGCTCGAGTTGTCGGGCCGCAAACTCGAGGATGTCGCACTGTTCGAAATCAACGAGGCGTTCGCCGCTCAGGCGGTGGCGTGTGCGCGCGAACTCGGTCTCGATGAGGAGATCGTCAACGTCTACGGCTCGGGCATCAGCCTGGGCCACCCGATCGCCGCAACCGGCGCCCGCATGGTCACGTCAGCGATCTACGAATTGCGCAGGCGCGGTGGGGGTATCGGCGTGCTGTCGATGTGCGCCGGCGGTGGTATGGGTGCCGCGATGGTCATTGAGGTGGCCTGA
- a CDS encoding MaoC family dehydratase has product MKVIKSVDDALATIGEELGVSRWVDIDQSRIDSFADVTMDHQWIHVDVEKAKSESPYGATIAHGFLTLSLIPGVSKDNYRVENAKMGINYGLNKVRFLSAVTAGSRIRVRSDLADATKVADDTVNLTVRHTVEIDGVDKPAAVAELIARFVW; this is encoded by the coding sequence GTGAAGGTGATCAAGTCCGTGGACGATGCGCTCGCGACGATCGGAGAGGAACTCGGGGTCAGCCGGTGGGTGGACATCGACCAGAGCCGGATCGATTCTTTCGCCGACGTCACGATGGATCACCAGTGGATCCACGTCGACGTCGAGAAGGCCAAGTCCGAAAGCCCTTACGGCGCAACGATCGCGCACGGCTTCCTCACGCTCTCGCTCATCCCCGGGGTGAGCAAGGACAACTACCGCGTGGAGAACGCCAAGATGGGCATCAACTACGGCCTGAACAAAGTGCGATTCCTGTCCGCGGTCACTGCGGGTAGCCGCATCCGGGTCCGGTCCGACCTCGCCGACGCCACCAAGGTCGCCGACGACACCGTGAACCTGACCGTGCGTCACACCGTCGAGATCGATGGAGTCGACAAACCGGCCGCCGTTGCCGAACTGATCGCTAGGTTCGTCTGGTGA
- a CDS encoding thiolase family protein has product MTSGPFDGKAVLTGAGKSQVGRRLGRTGLDLTLEAVLRAIADAGLSVDDVDGIASYPGPGVPDAGFSGATIQEVRNALGLRSRWYVSAMETAGQIGPAIEACMAVSLGLANHVVVYRSVWESTAAQQAGGGRASVLFGGGELPPHLEWTAPFGALSAANWLAMPAQRYMHDFGLTREHLGRIAINARTNAGLNPDAVYREPMTMDDYLGARMISEPLCLYDCDVPCDGATAVIVSRRDAANGLPRHPLTVESVGPGMFERATWDQRRDITTMAAHDSATTLWEHTTLTPADVDMAQLYDGFSFLTVMWLEAMGFCEHGKVGEFVGDGSSIALDGSLPINTSGGQLSGGRLHGMGFLHEACVQLWGEGGDRQAPRTPEVVAVGVGGGPVAGSMLLSSR; this is encoded by the coding sequence GTGACCAGTGGCCCGTTCGACGGCAAAGCCGTCCTGACCGGAGCGGGTAAGTCGCAGGTCGGCCGCAGGCTGGGCCGGACGGGATTGGACCTCACCCTCGAGGCGGTGCTGCGGGCGATCGCCGACGCCGGGCTGAGCGTCGATGATGTCGACGGGATCGCCAGCTACCCGGGACCGGGTGTGCCGGACGCCGGATTCTCCGGCGCCACCATCCAGGAGGTTCGCAACGCACTCGGATTGCGCTCCCGCTGGTACGTCTCGGCGATGGAGACCGCGGGGCAGATCGGCCCGGCGATCGAGGCCTGTATGGCGGTGAGCCTTGGGCTGGCCAACCATGTCGTGGTCTACCGGTCGGTGTGGGAGTCCACCGCCGCGCAACAGGCCGGCGGCGGTCGGGCCTCGGTGCTGTTCGGCGGCGGGGAATTGCCCCCGCACCTGGAATGGACGGCGCCCTTTGGCGCACTGTCGGCGGCGAACTGGCTGGCGATGCCCGCCCAGCGCTACATGCACGACTTCGGACTGACCCGCGAGCACCTCGGCCGCATCGCGATCAACGCCCGCACCAACGCCGGACTCAATCCCGATGCGGTCTACCGCGAACCGATGACGATGGACGACTACCTCGGTGCGCGGATGATCTCCGAGCCGCTGTGCCTCTACGACTGCGACGTGCCCTGCGACGGCGCCACCGCCGTGATCGTCTCCCGCCGTGACGCCGCCAACGGCCTGCCGCGACACCCGCTGACGGTCGAGTCCGTCGGGCCCGGCATGTTCGAGCGGGCGACCTGGGATCAGCGCCGCGACATCACCACGATGGCCGCCCATGATTCGGCGACCACGCTCTGGGAGCACACCACGCTGACTCCCGCCGATGTCGACATGGCCCAGCTCTACGACGGCTTCTCCTTCCTGACCGTCATGTGGCTGGAAGCGATGGGCTTCTGCGAGCACGGCAAGGTCGGCGAATTCGTCGGCGACGGTTCGTCCATCGCCCTGGACGGTTCGCTGCCGATCAACACCAGTGGCGGGCAACTCTCCGGCGGTCGGCTGCACGGAATGGGCTTCCTGCACGAGGCATGTGTGCAGTTGTGGGGCGAGGGCGGCGATCGGCAGGCACCCCGCACTCCCGAGGTGGTGGCCGTCGGTGTGGGCGGCGGCCCGGTGGCCGGGTCGATGCTGTTGAGCAGCCGGTAA
- a CDS encoding class I adenylate-forming enzyme family protein: MAAVDDLTLGDIVTDNAVRFPDVVAYRHGRRTVTHAQLRDRAVRLVSAMAAAGVRRQDHIAVLSRNSIEFGELNAAAQLSGIIMATINFRLSAPEIDDALRRVAPSIVFCAEEFMPVIGDIAADVPSGPMLVTIGEDAPAGIIGYQRFIEGGRAGEPQFASRPDDIAYLLFTSGTTGASKCCILGQREMRRVVLTMNNEMRCGRTDRGLINMPMFHFGALGIIGGLHARGGTVVLQQQFDAADAVRLIADERITVLHLAPVMLSALLDEVSDRLAVESVRTVVYSAAPMTAAVLRRALGVLPAAGFLNLYGQTEVIVAGLPRELHVLDEPDGAERLSSVGFPFAGTRVRVVDDAGRDVPVGQAGEIIVHSDSMFRGYWQDESATEATLGDGWCHTGDMGRLDERGLLYLMDRKKDVIISGGENIYSPEVEDAVSAVDGVAACAVVGVPDDRWGEAVCAVVVPRSGASPTLEMVQEGVRQRLARYKVPRRLMLVADLPVLASGKVDKKRLRADLRGAEAHGATI; encoded by the coding sequence ATGGCCGCGGTCGACGACTTGACGCTCGGTGACATCGTGACCGACAACGCGGTCCGCTTTCCCGACGTCGTCGCCTACCGGCACGGCCGGCGCACCGTGACCCACGCACAATTACGGGACCGCGCAGTCCGATTGGTGTCGGCCATGGCCGCGGCAGGGGTGAGGCGCCAGGACCACATCGCGGTGTTGAGCCGCAACAGCATCGAGTTCGGCGAACTGAACGCGGCCGCCCAACTCAGCGGAATCATCATGGCCACCATCAACTTCCGGCTCTCGGCACCGGAGATAGACGATGCGCTGCGCCGCGTCGCCCCCTCGATCGTGTTCTGCGCCGAGGAGTTCATGCCGGTGATCGGCGATATCGCAGCGGACGTGCCGTCGGGGCCGATGCTGGTGACCATCGGGGAAGACGCTCCGGCGGGGATCATCGGCTACCAGCGATTCATCGAAGGCGGCCGCGCCGGCGAGCCGCAATTCGCCTCCCGCCCAGACGACATCGCGTACCTGCTGTTCACCAGCGGCACGACCGGCGCGTCCAAGTGCTGCATCCTCGGACAGCGGGAAATGCGCCGCGTCGTGTTGACCATGAACAACGAGATGCGTTGCGGCAGAACCGATCGCGGGCTGATCAACATGCCGATGTTTCATTTCGGTGCGCTCGGGATCATCGGCGGACTGCATGCTCGGGGCGGAACCGTGGTGCTGCAGCAACAATTCGATGCGGCCGATGCGGTGCGGCTGATCGCCGACGAGCGGATCACGGTGCTGCACCTGGCGCCGGTCATGCTCAGCGCACTGCTTGATGAGGTGAGTGATCGCCTGGCGGTGGAATCGGTTCGCACGGTGGTCTATTCGGCCGCGCCGATGACGGCGGCGGTCCTGCGGCGGGCGCTCGGCGTGCTGCCGGCCGCGGGTTTCCTCAACCTGTATGGGCAGACGGAAGTCATCGTGGCGGGACTGCCCCGCGAACTGCACGTCCTCGACGAACCCGACGGTGCCGAGCGGCTGAGTTCGGTTGGCTTCCCATTTGCCGGCACGCGGGTGCGAGTGGTTGATGACGCGGGCCGTGACGTGCCCGTAGGGCAGGCAGGCGAGATCATCGTGCACTCCGACTCGATGTTCCGCGGCTACTGGCAGGACGAGTCGGCCACCGAGGCGACCTTGGGAGACGGGTGGTGTCACACCGGGGACATGGGTCGACTGGATGAGCGCGGGCTGCTTTATCTGATGGACCGGAAGAAGGACGTGATCATCAGCGGCGGGGAGAACATCTATTCGCCCGAGGTCGAGGATGCGGTCAGTGCGGTTGACGGGGTAGCCGCCTGCGCTGTCGTCGGGGTGCCCGACGACAGATGGGGCGAGGCGGTCTGTGCCGTCGTGGTGCCGCGCAGCGGTGCGTCGCCGACCCTGGAAATGGTGCAAGAGGGCGTGCGGCAACGGCTGGCGCGCTACAAGGTGCCTCGTCGACTGATGCTGGTCGCCGATCTGCCTGTACTGGCCAGCGGCAAAGTGGACAAGAAGCGACTGCGCGCCGACCTCAGGGGCGCAGAAGCGCACGGCGCAACAATTTGA